In Sphingobacterium thalpophilum, a genomic segment contains:
- a CDS encoding aldo/keto reductase, which produces MKTRKLGTQGLEIPMIGLGCMGMSSFASTGDIYGKADEKESIATIHRSLELGGNFLDTADLYGPFENERLISRTIRGKRNDYILASKFGFEIDDKDQVTWRINGRPDYIRKSIERSLKNLDTDVIDLYYMHRPDPNVPNEETVGAMGELVTAGKVRYLGISEVSAEQIRKAHATFPITAVQNEISLFGREVETNGVYDLTQELGIGLVAYSPLGRGFITGEIKSPDDIPEDDFRRLIPRFQGEQFYKNPDLVRELEQIGKEKDITSSQLALAWLIQKGIVPIPGTKRVRYVEQNIAATDILLTAEELQRIEAILPVGLDTGSRDVSIPLQS; this is translated from the coding sequence ATGAAAACAAGAAAATTAGGCACGCAGGGACTTGAAATTCCAATGATCGGCTTAGGCTGTATGGGGATGAGCAGTTTTGCGTCCACTGGCGATATCTACGGGAAGGCCGACGAAAAAGAATCCATAGCCACCATCCATCGATCGTTGGAACTGGGAGGTAACTTTTTGGATACGGCCGATCTGTATGGACCCTTTGAAAACGAAAGGTTGATCTCCAGGACCATACGGGGCAAGCGCAACGACTATATCCTCGCCAGCAAGTTCGGCTTTGAGATTGATGATAAGGACCAGGTGACCTGGCGCATAAACGGTCGGCCAGATTATATCCGAAAGTCTATCGAGCGCTCGCTGAAAAACCTCGATACCGATGTGATTGACCTCTATTATATGCACCGCCCCGACCCCAATGTACCCAATGAGGAAACCGTAGGTGCCATGGGCGAGCTGGTCACAGCGGGCAAGGTCAGGTACCTAGGCATTTCGGAAGTCAGTGCCGAGCAGATCCGCAAGGCTCATGCGACCTTCCCGATCACGGCTGTGCAGAATGAAATCTCCCTGTTCGGACGCGAAGTAGAGACCAATGGCGTATACGATCTGACACAGGAGCTGGGTATAGGCCTGGTCGCCTACTCCCCTTTAGGCCGTGGATTTATCACGGGTGAGATCAAGTCGCCGGACGATATCCCCGAAGATGATTTCCGCAGGCTTATCCCGAGGTTTCAGGGCGAGCAGTTTTATAAAAACCCCGATCTGGTGCGTGAACTTGAACAGATTGGAAAAGAAAAAGACATTACTTCGTCCCAGCTGGCCCTTGCCTGGCTGATCCAGAAAGGAATCGTGCCGATACCGGGGACAAAAAGAGTGCGCTATGTGGAGCAGAATATCGCCGCAACAGACATCCTGTTGACCGCCGAAGAGCTGCAACGCATTGAGGCTATTCTTCCGGTCGGACTGGATACCGGATCCCGCGATGTAAGTATTCCGCTGCAATCTTAA
- a CDS encoding transcriptional regulator: protein MMRKYVGIILFFIATAGSLHAQTLTTKLVPMRLAASFDRVKEGIPDMSGQFVDSKMKITALGSTDSTARFEIEEQGISIETVVDNEKEYHKLVTAAAKDVSKPSIHMLYTYSLKNKKLKVPPPRKVFFSPEYGVIWTLTLKKIAEKETEVVLNYKSLSPAFAEKIESEFESDTYYSHKIVKIDVNDKRMNHLIKEILINQMHVDRDYPAPTYPARN, encoded by the coding sequence ATGATGAGAAAATATGTTGGTATAATACTCTTTTTTATTGCTACAGCGGGTAGCCTACATGCGCAAACGCTGACGACTAAATTGGTTCCGATGCGTTTAGCGGCAAGTTTTGACCGCGTAAAAGAGGGCATCCCCGATATGTCCGGCCAGTTTGTCGACAGCAAGATGAAAATCACAGCCCTGGGAAGTACAGATTCGACTGCCCGATTTGAAATCGAGGAGCAGGGGATAAGCATTGAAACGGTTGTGGATAACGAAAAAGAGTATCATAAATTGGTCACTGCTGCGGCAAAAGATGTTTCCAAACCAAGTATTCATATGCTGTATACGTATTCGTTAAAGAATAAAAAATTGAAAGTACCGCCGCCGAGAAAAGTCTTTTTCTCTCCGGAGTATGGGGTAATCTGGACTTTGACGTTAAAAAAAATAGCCGAAAAGGAAACCGAAGTTGTACTTAACTACAAATCACTATCGCCTGCATTCGCCGAGAAAATCGAAAGTGAGTTTGAAAGCGACACCTATTATAGCCACAAAATCGTAAAAATCGACGTCAATGATAAGAGAATGAATCACCTGATCAAGGAGATTTTGATCAATCAGATGCATGTCGATAGGGATTATCCAGCGCCAACGTATCCCGCGCGCAATTAA
- a CDS encoding SDR family NAD(P)-dependent oxidoreductase, whose translation MQTNEIKVALVTGANTGVGFQIAKALAENGYHVFVGSRDLEKGKDAANQMGGEAHAIQLDITDNNSIRNAVSKIENEFGYLTLLVNNAAISNAGIPGRTMWEILSAQKASVTSIAEMRQVWETNVFGTLAITQALLPFLRNAKQSRIVTVSSSLGSLTLNADPDNTFRSGFDAVYGASKTALNGVFLSLANELENTNVKVHLVSPGFTATALNNFEGTDTVEEGSLEPIRVALAEDIPNGSFTGPATYRTEQGDQVPW comes from the coding sequence ATGCAGACAAATGAAATAAAAGTAGCCCTAGTTACAGGTGCCAATACAGGTGTTGGTTTTCAGATTGCCAAAGCTCTTGCTGAAAATGGATATCATGTGTTTGTTGGATCACGAGATTTAGAAAAAGGAAAGGATGCCGCCAATCAGATGGGGGGTGAAGCGCATGCCATTCAGCTGGATATTACCGACAATAATTCAATCAGGAATGCTGTCAGTAAAATAGAAAATGAGTTTGGGTACCTTACTCTGCTGGTCAATAATGCGGCAATTTCAAACGCAGGGATCCCCGGCCGTACAATGTGGGAAATTCTTAGTGCCCAGAAGGCAAGCGTCACATCCATAGCTGAAATGCGCCAGGTTTGGGAAACCAATGTCTTTGGCACGCTTGCCATAACACAGGCCTTATTGCCCTTCCTCCGGAATGCAAAACAATCTAGGATCGTAACCGTTTCAAGTTCTCTAGGCTCACTAACCCTGAATGCAGATCCAGACAATACATTCCGTAGTGGATTTGATGCCGTATATGGCGCTTCGAAAACCGCTTTAAATGGTGTTTTCCTTTCTCTTGCAAATGAATTGGAAAATACAAATGTTAAGGTGCATCTGGTAAGTCCGGGTTTTACAGCGACAGCCCTGAATAACTTTGAAGGTACAGATACGGTGGAGGAAGGCTCACTTGAACCGATACGCGTGGCACTGGCGGAAGATATACCCAATGGAAGCTTTACTGGACCGGCGACCTATCGCACAGAACAAGGCGATCAAGTGCCCTGGTAG
- a CDS encoding AraC family transcriptional regulator produces the protein MKKKEDKLKRFISISESHEAFGLPKPQHPLISLVHFNQDNPFNTDMAPIYDVLSFYKITFITKNSGKLKYGRGYYDFNEGSMLFFAPNQLVGSTEYNRDTYAYLLLIHPDFFLGSPLAHKIRKYGYFSYSVNEALHLSDQERETMIAILNFMKNELDNRIDEFSQEVIISQVELMLSYVNRFYKRQFITRRNINNDILLKAEALLDDYLDHDHSVIQGVPTVHFLSEQLNVSAGYLSDMLRSLIGQSTQQYIHHKLIERAKEKLSTTQLTVNEIAYELGFEHAQSFSKLFKKKTAQTPLEFRGMFKSK, from the coding sequence ATGAAAAAGAAAGAGGATAAGTTAAAACGCTTTATTTCTATATCCGAGAGTCACGAAGCTTTTGGCCTGCCAAAACCGCAGCATCCCCTGATTAGCCTGGTCCATTTCAATCAGGATAATCCATTCAATACCGATATGGCACCAATATACGATGTCCTAAGTTTCTACAAGATAACTTTTATAACAAAAAACAGCGGAAAACTCAAGTACGGCAGGGGTTATTATGATTTTAATGAAGGAAGTATGCTTTTCTTTGCGCCCAATCAATTGGTGGGTAGCACAGAATATAATAGGGATACCTATGCTTATCTGCTGCTGATCCATCCTGACTTTTTCCTGGGTTCCCCTTTAGCCCATAAAATTAGGAAGTACGGTTATTTTTCTTATTCTGTGAATGAAGCATTACATCTATCTGATCAGGAAAGAGAAACAATGATAGCGATCTTGAATTTTATGAAAAATGAACTTGACAATCGGATAGACGAATTTAGCCAAGAAGTCATTATCTCGCAGGTGGAGTTGATGCTGAGCTACGTCAACCGGTTTTACAAGCGGCAGTTCATTACGCGAAGAAATATAAACAATGATATTCTACTGAAGGCAGAAGCGCTGTTGGATGATTATCTGGATCATGATCATTCGGTAATTCAGGGAGTGCCAACGGTCCATTTTCTTTCGGAGCAGTTGAATGTGTCTGCGGGTTATCTAAGCGATATGCTACGTTCGCTCATTGGCCAGAGCACGCAGCAGTATATCCACCATAAACTTATTGAGCGAGCAAAAGAGAAATTATCAACGACACAACTTACCGTAAATGAAATTGCTTACGAACTGGGTTTTGAGCATGCACAGAGTTTCAGCAAACTGTTTAAAAAGAAAACCGCTCAGACGCCACTGGAATTTAGAGGGATGTTTAAGTCAAAGTAA
- the mdlD gene encoding NAD(P)-dependent benzaldehyde dehydrogenase MdlD, with the protein MTTEIKNRIREVFEKQKDFFGTQATKEITFRKRQLQNFRKVFASYTDAICEAVNIDLGKSRAEAEYVEVQIVLDELDDMIENMEEWAKPTYVKSKPHASGAEVISKYIYEPYGVNYIIGPFNYPVQLTFSPLIGALMAGNTAIIKPSENTPHVAQVIEDIVSEAFDEQYVAVFQGAIEENTYLLSLAFDYIFFTGSPNVGKIVMKAAAEQLIPLTLELGGKSPTIVHHDADIEKAVQRISAGKWINCGQTCVAPDYVYVHESVKGAFIDQLKSYLKATYNDESLGKIGKIVSQHQIGNLAGYLDAAPEKVIYGGKYDLETRHFEATLMDDVNWNDAVMQQEIFGPILPILTYSNIDEVLKEINGRPKPLALYVFSESQQFADDVIARTTSGDAEINSTLIHVGSHYLPFGGVGASGMGKYHGRFSLENFSHQRSILQVK; encoded by the coding sequence ATGACTACAGAAATTAAAAACAGAATAAGAGAAGTATTCGAAAAACAGAAAGACTTTTTCGGCACGCAAGCAACGAAGGAAATCACATTCCGTAAAAGACAGTTGCAAAATTTCCGTAAAGTTTTTGCGAGTTATACGGATGCGATCTGTGAAGCAGTGAATATCGATCTTGGAAAAAGCAGGGCAGAAGCAGAATACGTCGAAGTTCAGATTGTTCTCGATGAACTCGACGATATGATCGAAAATATGGAAGAATGGGCAAAACCAACCTATGTCAAATCAAAACCGCATGCTTCGGGAGCGGAAGTCATCAGTAAGTACATCTATGAGCCCTACGGTGTAAACTATATTATAGGTCCCTTCAATTACCCGGTGCAGTTGACTTTCAGTCCGCTGATCGGGGCCCTGATGGCCGGAAATACGGCTATCATCAAACCTTCTGAAAACACGCCCCATGTTGCCCAGGTTATTGAAGATATTGTTAGCGAAGCTTTTGATGAACAATATGTTGCCGTTTTTCAGGGCGCTATTGAAGAAAACACCTATCTATTGAGCCTTGCTTTTGATTACATCTTTTTTACGGGAAGCCCTAATGTTGGCAAAATTGTCATGAAGGCAGCTGCCGAACAACTGATTCCGCTTACTTTGGAACTGGGCGGAAAATCCCCAACGATCGTACACCATGATGCGGATATCGAAAAAGCCGTTCAGCGCATTTCTGCCGGCAAATGGATCAATTGCGGACAGACCTGTGTTGCTCCGGATTACGTGTATGTGCATGAATCTGTGAAGGGCGCCTTTATCGATCAGTTGAAATCTTATCTTAAAGCTACGTACAACGACGAATCTTTAGGGAAAATCGGTAAGATTGTAAGTCAGCATCAGATCGGGAATTTAGCGGGATACCTGGATGCCGCTCCCGAAAAAGTTATTTATGGGGGAAAATATGATCTGGAAACACGCCATTTTGAAGCAACCTTGATGGACGATGTCAACTGGAATGACGCGGTGATGCAGCAGGAAATTTTTGGTCCGATCCTTCCTATTTTAACTTACAGCAATATCGATGAAGTGCTGAAAGAGATCAATGGCAGACCCAAGCCATTGGCGCTTTATGTGTTTTCTGAAAGTCAGCAATTTGCCGATGACGTGATCGCAAGAACCACCAGCGGCGATGCGGAGATCAATAGTACATTGATCCACGTCGGATCGCATTATCTTCCTTTCGGTGGCGTAGGTGCTTCGGGAATGGGAAAATATCACGGCAGATTTAGTCTGGAAAACTTTAGCCACCAGCGTTCGATCCTGCAGGTAAAATAG
- a CDS encoding SDR family NAD(P)-dependent oxidoreductase: protein MANQEVNGKVVLIAGGAKNLGGLLSRDFAAQGAKLVIPYNSESTRAEAEKTLSDVQAIGAEGLLVQGDLTQLSNIKALFDQAEEKFGKVDIAINTVGKVLKKTVCRDVRA, encoded by the coding sequence ATGGCAAATCAAGAAGTAAACGGAAAAGTAGTTTTGATCGCAGGTGGTGCGAAAAACTTAGGGGGACTGTTGAGCCGGGATTTTGCGGCACAAGGAGCAAAGCTTGTCATTCCCTACAATAGTGAGAGCACAAGAGCCGAGGCAGAAAAAACATTGTCGGATGTACAAGCGATTGGTGCCGAGGGACTGCTTGTCCAGGGCGACCTTACACAGCTATCAAATATAAAAGCGCTATTCGACCAAGCCGAAGAAAAGTTCGGAAAGGTTGATATCGCAATCAATACAGTCGGTAAAGTACTGAAAAAAACCGTTTGTAGAGACGTCAGAGCTTGA
- a CDS encoding SDR family oxidoreductase, which produces MSDINSKAAYFFILEAGKRINDNGKICTVVTSLLAAYTGLYSTYAGIKAPVEHFTRAASKEFGPRGISVTAVAPGPMDTPFFYGQESEDAVAYHKSASALGGLTDIKDIAPLIEFLVTDGWWITGQTIFANGGYTTR; this is translated from the coding sequence ATGAGTGATATTAATTCGAAGGCCGCTTATTTTTTTATTCTCGAAGCCGGCAAGCGGATCAACGACAATGGCAAAATCTGCACTGTCGTTACGTCTTTATTAGCAGCCTATACGGGCCTTTATTCGACATATGCGGGAATAAAAGCCCCTGTAGAACATTTTACAAGGGCTGCGTCTAAGGAATTCGGACCGCGTGGAATTTCAGTTACGGCAGTAGCTCCGGGTCCGATGGATACACCTTTCTTCTACGGACAGGAATCTGAAGATGCTGTGGCCTATCACAAGTCGGCGTCTGCGCTGGGTGGACTTACCGATATTAAGGACATTGCACCACTGATTGAGTTTCTGGTAACGGATGGCTGGTGGATAACTGGACAGACTATTTTCGCCAATGGCGGGTATACCACAAGATAA
- a CDS encoding helix-turn-helix domain-containing protein, whose protein sequence is MMNSKDLEIGLQDFGICTLAEFQQTESDIASDTYYIIKINEPIVIAVNREFYTLDSGQLLFVGPRKRIKFMKDAPIGGYVLSFTAAFYLRSKSDVKMLNSILFYGIQNAIQIEGKMGNQAYFDGAIIERIKMARVQGPEILDLVAHHCVESILMEGHYRLSLQGILSKLCSSSEQIVFNSFNILVYKYYRESTSVSFYANKLKLTSRRLSALCAANSEKSAKAFISGIVVQEAIRLIRHSNLSILQISFEIGFSNVANFRNFIKKHTGKQPHLYRNERDQ, encoded by the coding sequence ATGATGAATAGTAAGGACCTAGAAATAGGGCTACAGGATTTTGGGATTTGTACACTCGCCGAATTCCAACAAACCGAAAGTGATATAGCAAGTGATACTTATTACATCATAAAAATAAATGAACCGATCGTCATTGCTGTAAATAGGGAGTTTTATACGCTGGATAGCGGACAGCTACTATTTGTAGGGCCTAGAAAGCGAATCAAATTCATGAAGGATGCACCAATAGGGGGCTATGTGCTATCATTTACCGCAGCGTTTTATCTGCGATCAAAATCCGACGTGAAGATGCTCAACTCCATATTGTTCTATGGCATTCAGAATGCCATACAAATTGAAGGTAAAATGGGAAATCAGGCCTATTTTGATGGGGCTATTATTGAACGCATAAAAATGGCGCGGGTACAGGGACCGGAAATATTGGATCTGGTCGCTCATCACTGTGTCGAGTCAATTTTAATGGAAGGACATTACAGGCTCTCTCTTCAGGGGATTCTATCAAAGCTGTGCAGTTCATCGGAGCAGATTGTTTTTAATAGCTTTAACATTTTGGTATACAAGTATTATCGTGAAAGTACGTCCGTCAGTTTTTATGCCAATAAATTAAAACTTACAAGCAGAAGGCTTTCCGCGCTATGCGCAGCTAACAGCGAAAAATCTGCAAAAGCATTCATTTCGGGAATTGTAGTCCAGGAGGCTATCCGCTTGATCAGACATTCGAATCTATCCATTTTACAGATTTCTTTCGAAATAGGTTTTAGTAATGTCGCAAATTTCAGAAATTTCATCAAGAAACATACCGGCAAACAACCCCATTTGTACCGTAACGAAAGAGATCAATAA
- a CDS encoding GAF domain-containing protein — MQFNFAFDSSPFKTLIAFHNIIPSFEAAALSPVGFQASYARSLLEEISKYPELIDGIEKAEDLLRYEPIIKVLLADLFPSSLTHNEIKAVTIPFHLYTFNHTARLEKILADAGDHYEFSLRDISPDTYYILNCCVIISQYYGFKVDAMDAPLFLDIPDKNNIIHHYRVLFNADFIDVLPTEQALDLTAEDITELVDNFSDIALWKSKFPEQSWILKGFSIMTLFDATIENAESSFKSNLLREKSAVQLAEIESIFRSIYKINDLRIGLTSFEKVRNEYNLRIVEKQLYSHLLYDSTIEECENMLCSETLENLLTKDEYFVVPDIDKLPLGDPKQAYFINKLKQQQVKSFIFVPLVEGDKVLGLLEMSSSKVRELNSVNANKLNFILPFIKDKVSKAFAETENQVEAVIQKEYTAIHPSVKWRFQEEAIHFLNDRAFGKDYVLQEIVFDHVYPLYGQIDVQGSSESRNQAIRQDLINQSKELIALFTAVNQTQRLPLFEQKVFDLERNLTTLQQALLTDTEQLMLDYFNQDIHPILENFRKNNKNSVATEAIDRYFERINLSIGGFYEARQDYDNSITLINKKLVAILDEKQVEAQEYFPHYYERYKTDGIEHNMYIGASIAPGRNFELYYLRNLRLWQLQVMCAMEREFRQLQPALPHQLEVTSLVLVFATPISIRFRMDEKQFDIDGSYNVRYEIAKKRIDKAKIKGSTERITQKGKLVVVYSNVHEETEYMGYINLLQHKGLLDENIEQFEVEDLQGLVGLKAIRVGFNFQDLH, encoded by the coding sequence ATGCAGTTTAACTTCGCCTTTGATTCCAGTCCGTTTAAAACCCTGATCGCTTTTCATAATATTATACCATCCTTTGAAGCAGCGGCCCTATCGCCGGTTGGCTTTCAGGCCAGTTATGCCCGATCGCTACTGGAAGAAATCAGCAAATACCCCGAACTTATTGATGGGATCGAAAAAGCAGAAGACCTTCTGCGCTATGAGCCTATTATCAAGGTGCTGCTGGCCGACCTGTTCCCGAGCTCACTGACACATAATGAGATCAAGGCCGTTACCATTCCCTTCCATCTCTATACGTTCAACCATACCGCAAGACTGGAAAAAATATTAGCGGATGCCGGCGATCACTATGAATTTAGTCTTCGTGATATCTCGCCCGATACCTATTATATTCTCAATTGCTGCGTTATCATCAGCCAGTATTACGGCTTTAAGGTGGATGCCATGGATGCCCCCCTCTTCTTGGATATTCCAGATAAGAATAATATCATCCATCATTACCGCGTCTTATTCAATGCCGATTTTATCGATGTCCTTCCGACAGAACAGGCGCTCGATCTTACGGCTGAAGATATTACCGAACTGGTCGATAACTTTTCGGATATTGCCCTATGGAAGTCCAAATTTCCCGAGCAGAGCTGGATCCTGAAAGGCTTTTCCATTATGACGCTTTTTGATGCGACCATTGAAAATGCTGAGTCAAGCTTCAAAAGCAATCTGCTGCGCGAAAAAAGTGCTGTCCAGCTGGCAGAAATAGAAAGCATTTTCAGGTCGATTTATAAAATAAATGATCTGCGCATCGGATTGACCTCCTTTGAAAAGGTCAGGAACGAGTACAACTTACGGATTGTCGAAAAACAGCTGTACAGTCATCTGCTTTACGATTCGACGATCGAGGAATGTGAAAACATGCTCTGCAGCGAGACCTTGGAGAACCTGCTCACCAAGGATGAATATTTTGTTGTACCGGATATTGACAAGCTGCCGCTGGGTGATCCAAAGCAGGCCTATTTTATCAACAAGCTCAAGCAGCAACAGGTGAAGAGCTTTATTTTTGTTCCCCTCGTCGAAGGCGACAAAGTGCTGGGCTTACTGGAAATGTCCTCATCCAAAGTGCGGGAGCTCAATTCGGTCAATGCCAACAAGCTCAACTTCATTTTACCCTTTATCAAAGATAAAGTCTCGAAAGCATTTGCCGAAACTGAAAATCAGGTCGAAGCGGTGATCCAAAAGGAATATACCGCCATACACCCTAGTGTCAAATGGCGGTTTCAGGAGGAAGCCATCCATTTCCTCAACGACCGTGCCTTTGGAAAAGACTATGTCCTGCAGGAAATCGTCTTTGACCATGTTTATCCGCTCTATGGACAGATCGACGTACAGGGGTCCTCAGAATCCCGCAATCAGGCCATCCGTCAGGACCTCATCAATCAGAGCAAGGAACTGATCGCACTGTTCACGGCAGTCAACCAAACGCAGCGATTGCCACTCTTTGAGCAGAAGGTCTTCGATCTGGAAAGAAACCTGACGACGCTGCAGCAAGCGCTGCTGACCGATACGGAACAGCTTATGCTCGATTATTTTAACCAGGATATTCACCCTATTCTAGAAAATTTCAGGAAAAACAACAAAAATAGCGTCGCCACCGAAGCCATCGACCGCTATTTTGAGCGGATCAACCTCTCTATCGGCGGTTTTTATGAGGCCCGACAGGATTATGACAACTCCATCACGCTGATCAATAAAAAGCTGGTGGCCATCCTCGACGAAAAGCAGGTGGAAGCCCAAGAATACTTTCCACATTACTACGAGCGCTACAAGACAGACGGTATCGAGCACAACATGTATATCGGGGCCTCCATCGCTCCCGGTCGGAATTTTGAGCTCTACTACCTACGCAATTTACGGCTGTGGCAGCTGCAGGTGATGTGCGCGATGGAACGCGAGTTTAGGCAGCTCCAGCCCGCCCTTCCGCATCAGCTGGAAGTGACCTCATTGGTACTGGTCTTTGCCACCCCCATTTCCATCCGCTTTCGCATGGACGAGAAGCAGTTTGATATCGATGGATCCTATAATGTACGCTACGAGATTGCCAAGAAACGCATTGATAAAGCCAAGATCAAGGGCTCGACGGAGCGCATCACACAAAAAGGCAAACTGGTTGTTGTCTACTCCAATGTACATGAAGAAACAGAATATATGGGATACATCAACCTACTACAGCACAAAGGATTACTCGACGAAAATATCGAGCAGTTTGAGGTGGAAGATCTGCAGGGACTGGTTGGTCTGAAAGCGATCCGTGTGGGATTCAATTTTCAAGATCTGCACTAA
- a CDS encoding retropepsin-like aspartic protease — MYKTVLTRQFYLSIIAIIILPFTTLGQSLPLQLLASGHIVVEAEIEGKKGNFIFDTGGGINLFFEDFAKDLKKNESYNFLTAFRATGEKMTIPIYRSSTIKFNGKEFNDIPFSTFDMKLAGINGLISLPMLYDTEFIIDYTKKQLIFPKEKLKSEKIIQIQLTTNADRSLDITTEVYLNDKYRINILLDSGAGDDSFWFSDRFIPILGLDPSKLEITARASEFNPEIKTKYYKGRISSVSNSFSKVETPTVSFVEGLIYEGKTSINWLGKKLGFNLKEKKIYLLD; from the coding sequence ATGTATAAAACCGTATTAACGAGGCAATTTTATTTAAGCATAATCGCCATCATAATCTTACCATTTACCACCTTGGGCCAAAGCCTTCCATTACAACTATTAGCCTCCGGTCATATTGTAGTAGAAGCTGAAATCGAAGGAAAGAAAGGAAATTTTATCTTCGATACAGGCGGGGGGATTAATCTTTTTTTTGAAGATTTTGCCAAAGACCTGAAAAAAAATGAAAGCTATAATTTTCTCACGGCATTTCGCGCAACAGGTGAAAAAATGACAATCCCTATTTACAGATCCTCTACCATTAAATTCAATGGTAAAGAGTTTAATGATATTCCGTTTTCAACATTCGACATGAAATTGGCCGGTATTAATGGCCTAATTTCCCTTCCAATGCTTTACGACACTGAGTTTATAATAGACTACACAAAGAAACAGCTTATTTTTCCGAAGGAAAAACTAAAAAGTGAGAAAATTATTCAGATACAACTGACGACCAATGCCGATCGATCTCTTGATATCACCACGGAAGTATATCTAAACGACAAGTACAGGATCAACATTTTATTGGATTCAGGAGCTGGCGATGATTCATTTTGGTTTAGCGATCGGTTTATCCCTATCTTGGGATTGGATCCGTCCAAACTGGAAATAACGGCGAGAGCTAGTGAGTTTAATCCCGAGATAAAAACAAAATATTACAAAGGAAGAATTTCATCTGTCTCCAATTCTTTCTCAAAAGTAGAGACTCCTACGGTCTCATTTGTTGAAGGATTGATCTATGAAGGAAAGACCAGCATCAATTGGCTGGGCAAAAAGCTCGGATTCAACTTAAAAGAAAAGAAGATCTATTTATTGGATTAA
- a CDS encoding SMP-30/gluconolactonase/LRE family protein: MFHSAHSRRHWPTLLLSVLFSLNGLDLSAQLFHQDSLKLIARQFAFTEGPAVDKAGDIYFTDQPNNKIWKYSTKGQLALFKDSAGRANGLYFNHQGQLLACADEKNEIWSISKDGQVTVLLTAVDGKKLNGPNDLWADKKGGIYFTDPFYLRDYWTRKKPEIAGQKVYYLPPGKAKKPIVVADDVSKPNGIVGSPDGRYLYVADIERNKTYRYTIESDGKLSGQTALIDKGSDGMTLDHQGNIYLTGKGVFIYSPTGLLIGHIEVNEPWTSNVCFGGEDRTVLFITASTAIYKIPMHTQGVD, encoded by the coding sequence ATGTTCCATTCAGCTCATTCTCGCAGGCACTGGCCTACACTCCTGCTGTCCGTACTCTTCTCCTTAAATGGCTTAGATCTCAGCGCACAGTTGTTTCATCAGGACAGCTTAAAATTAATAGCCCGACAGTTTGCCTTTACCGAAGGGCCGGCAGTGGACAAGGCCGGGGACATCTATTTTACCGACCAGCCCAACAACAAAATCTGGAAATATAGCACCAAAGGGCAACTTGCGCTTTTTAAAGATTCTGCAGGCCGCGCAAATGGATTGTACTTTAACCATCAGGGGCAGCTCCTTGCCTGTGCCGACGAAAAGAACGAAATCTGGTCAATCAGCAAAGATGGTCAGGTTACCGTCCTGCTGACAGCTGTCGATGGAAAGAAACTGAATGGTCCAAATGATCTTTGGGCAGACAAGAAAGGTGGCATCTACTTTACAGACCCCTTTTATCTGCGCGATTATTGGACCCGGAAAAAGCCAGAAATAGCGGGGCAGAAAGTCTACTACCTTCCTCCAGGAAAAGCGAAGAAACCCATCGTAGTAGCTGATGATGTCAGCAAACCGAACGGCATTGTCGGCTCGCCCGATGGAAGATACCTTTATGTCGCAGATATCGAACGGAATAAAACGTACAGGTATACCATTGAATCTGACGGCAAGCTCAGCGGACAGACAGCGCTTATCGATAAAGGATCTGACGGGATGACATTGGATCATCAAGGAAATATTTACCTAACGGGCAAAGGCGTCTTTATTTATAGTCCGACGGGCCTGCTGATTGGCCATATTGAAGTAAATGAACCATGGACATCCAATGTCTGTTTTGGAGGTGAAGATCGTACGGTTTTATTTATAACCGCATCAACAGCTATCTATAAGATCCCCATGCATACCCAGGGAGTGGATTAA